A segment of the Acidobacteriota bacterium genome:
CTCAGCCTGATGACCGATGCACAAGGAAAGACATTCTCGACCGCGTTACTTCGGATGTTTGTTGACATAAGCGACGCAGAAGCAAAGGATCTAGGCCTGTCAGTGGGCTAGAATACGCATACAATTGGAGACATAATGAACGCACGACTGATCTGCTATCTTTTTCTTTTTCACTTGTAACAACTACTCTTGCCCAGTCGTCGCCTTCGCCTTCGACGTTAGGTTTTACTGGGCGATCGTCGGGTGAACAGCGGGAAAACGAGGCGAAGTTTGACTCGTTCTTAAGTGCTGAGAACCAGCGTGCTTGGATGAAACGCCTTTCCGCACGTCCGCATTATCTTGGCTCGCCTTACAATAAGGAAAATGCCGAGTTCATGGCATCGCTGTATAGATCGTGGGGCTATGAGACGCAGATCGAAGAGTTTCACGTGCTGTTTCCGACGCCGAAAACGCGTCAGGTCGAGATGACCGCACCTGAGAAATTCACGATGAAGCTCAACGAACCCGCCGTCGCTGGCGATGCCTCATCGGAGCAGCAGAGCGAACAGTTACCGACCTATAACGCATACTCGATCGACGGCGACGTAACGGCGCCCGTCGTTTATGTAAATTACGGAACGCCTGCCGATTACGAAGAACTCGAACGCCGCGGCGTCAGTGTCAAAGGAAAGATCGTGCTTTCTCGTTACGGTGGAGCATGGCGTGGCATCAAGCCGAAGGTCGCCGCTGAGCACGGCGCCGTCGGCTGTATTATCTATTCCGATCCTCGCAACGACGGCTATTACCAAGGCGACGTTTACCCGAAAGGCGCTTGGCGAAATGAGAATGGCGTCCAACGCGGTTCGGTGATGGACATGCCGCTTTATCCCGGCGATCCGCTGACTAAAGGCATCGGCTCCACAAAAGACGCAAAGCGAATCGACATCAAGAACGCCGAAACGCTGACCAAGATCCCTGTCTTGCCTGTTTCCTACGCTGACGCTCTGCCAATTCTCAAGAATCTCGACGGCGCTGTTGTGCCTGACGCGTGGCGCGGAGCTTTGCCTGTTACATATCATTTCGGCGGTTCGACGCCGACCGTGCGGATGAAGCTCGAATTCAACTGGGACACGAAGCCGATCTACAATGTCATCGCCAAGATGAAGGGAACTGAGCTTCCCGATCAGTGGATCATTCGGGGCAATCATCACGACGCTTGGGTGAACGGTGCCGACGATCCGACCAGCGGCCAAGTCGCGATGCTCGAAGAGGCACGCGGCATTGCCGAGCTCGCAAAGACAGGTTGGAAACCTAAACGCACGATCGTTTTCTGCTCATGGGATGCTGAGGAAGAAGGATTGCTTGGCTCGACCGAATGGGTCGAGACGCACGCGGCAGAGCTTAAACAAAAGGCCGCCGTTTATATCAACACCGATTCCAACGGACGCGGATTCCTCGGCATGGGAGGTTCGCACACGCTGGAAAAATTTATCAACGAAGTCGCCCGCGATATCTCCGATCCGCAAACTAAGATGTCGGTTTGGGAGCGTGCGAGAGCGAATCAAGTCATAAACGGTTCACCCGCCGCGCGCACCGAAGCGATGTCTCGCGGCGATCTGCGGATCGGA
Coding sequences within it:
- a CDS encoding M28 family metallopeptidase is translated as MKRLSARPHYLGSPYNKENAEFMASLYRSWGYETQIEEFHVLFPTPKTRQVEMTAPEKFTMKLNEPAVAGDASSEQQSEQLPTYNAYSIDGDVTAPVVYVNYGTPADYEELERRGVSVKGKIVLSRYGGAWRGIKPKVAAEHGAVGCIIYSDPRNDGYYQGDVYPKGAWRNENGVQRGSVMDMPLYPGDPLTKGIGSTKDAKRIDIKNAETLTKIPVLPVSYADALPILKNLDGAVVPDAWRGALPVTYHFGGSTPTVRMKLEFNWDTKPIYNVIAKMKGTELPDQWIIRGNHHDAWVNGADDPTSGQVAMLEEARGIAELAKTGWKPKRTIVFCSWDAEEEGLLGSTEWVETHAAELKQKAAVYINTDSNGRGFLGMGGSHTLEKFINEVARDISDPQTKMSVWERARANQVINGSPAARTEAMSRGDLRIGALGSGSDFTPFLQHLGIASLNLGFGGEDGGGSYHSIYDSFEHYTRFGDPGFQYGIALSKVCGHAVIRLASTETLPFEFTNFADTIGVYVGEVTRLTDTMREDTKVLNQQIASGMLKAVQDPTETFVVPKQKDAVPFVNFAPLQNALAKLQDSAKNYQKAAGKTLSPAAQKDLDRILLNTERTLTNPNGLPRRDWFTHQIYAPGFYTGYGVKTLPGVREAIEQRDWKEAGEQILIVSKTLENFAAEIDKAAKLF